CGCGGCGATGTGCTCCTGAATGAGCCGCTCACGAATCCGCCGCTTGCCGGGGTAATACGGCGAGGCATTGATGTTGAGGAGCACCGACGCGCCCTGCGCGGCCAGCTCTGGCAGCGGCTTGACGGCGTAGAACTCGTCCCAGAGGTCCTCGCAGATCGACACGCCGACGCTGACCTCGCCGGTTGCCGCGGCGATCGCGACAGGCTCGCGGATGTCGGCCGGACTGAAGAACCGCTTGTCGTCGAAATAGCGGTAGTTGGGCAGCAGTGATTTGCGCGCGCGCTGCAGGACGAGGCCGTCGCGGACCACCGCCGCGGCATTGTACTTGCGAGGCAGGCCGTGATCGTTGCGGCGCGACGGATCGCGGTCGATGAAGCCGAACACAGCCGTGATCCCGCGCGCCGCGTCGGCGATCCGCCGCATCGCCGTCTCGTTGGCGTCGACGAACGCCTCGTCTTCGATCAAGTCGCCGATGCAGTAGCCCGGCAGTGACATCTCTGGCGCGACGACAAGATCGGCGCCGCGCGCCGTGGCCTCGGCGATGGCGTCGAGCAGCTTCGCCGTATTGGCGGAGAGATCGCCGCTGATGGGATTGATCTGGGCTAGCGCTATGCGCATCGGGGATCTCAGGATCGGGTGATCGGATGATCGGAGGATCGGGTGATCTTATCGCGATGAGCCGGTCCGGCAGTGTCCTGCGCCTTTCAGGGCATGGTGTTGTCGCCGCCGGAAGTGCTCATAGCGTTCCGCGCCTTTTGCGCCCCGGCCATGTTCGTGCTGGCGTGCTTCGGGCTGCCGGGACCGCTGCTGGCCGTGGTCCTGGTGGCCGCATTCCTCTCCGACGTCTTCGACGGCATCGTCGCGCGCCGGATGGGGTTGGCGACCGCTGGCCTGCGCCGTGCCGACACGCTGGTCGACACCCTCTTTTACGTCGCCGCGGCGGTGGCGATGCGCGTCTCTGTCCCCGGCGTCTTCGACGGCTGCGCGCTGCCACTGTCGGTCCTTGTCGCCGTCCACGTCTCGCGGGCGACGTTCGAAGTGGCCAAGTTCGGTCGCATCGCGTCGTACCACATGTGGTCGTCGAAGGCGCTCGGCATTCTGATGGCCGGCTCGATGACCGCGGTGTTCGTGCTGGAGCGACCGGTCGTGCTCGTGGCTCTGACGCTCTGGACGGGCGTGGCGAACGAGCTGGAAGGCTTCGCCGCGAGCGCAATCCTGCCCGCCTGGATTCCGGACGTGCCGTCGCTCGTGCACGCGCGGCGGCTATCAGCGCCGCACTAGGTCCAGGGCCGCCAGTCCCGTCGAGGACGCGTGGGGCGCAGGGTGTATGGGCATAGAGCGCGCAAACGGTTAGTTGCCGTGAATACTATACGTATTGACAATCGATAAACTTTTATCGTATTAGTTGATACATGGAACGCCCTCGAAACCCGCGCGCGCTGGCGGCAGGCCTTGCCGCCCTCTTCACGGTGCTGTGGTGGTGGGTGCTCGTCGGAACGGTCGTTCTAGGTGGCCTCGTCTTGACGAGGGTCTTGGACGTCCGACTGCAGATTGGGCCCAACGGCGAGCCCAACTTCGCGGCCGGGCGAGACGCCCAGATGGTGCTGCCGGTGGCCTTCGATCTCGACGGCGCGACGGCGCAGGTGACGTCGATCGATCGACATCGCGCCGGCGCCATCGAGCGCGGCAGTGGACTGCTGCGGCTGGCGGCGCCTGATCGGCCGTGGGTTGCGGTCACCGCGGTGGCGGCCATGACGGGGCTGACGCTCTGGGTGCTCGCCGAACTGGCCGCGTTGTGTCGTGCGGCTCGCGACGGACAGCCATTCGCACCGGCCAACGCCGGGCGGATCCGCCGGCTCGGGCTGGCGTTCGTGCTGGCCGAACTCTGTCGCGCCTTCATCGTTTACGGGGCGCACGCGTACGCGGCATCACACTTCGCAGCGGACCACCTGCGGTTCACCGCGTCACCCCACCTCAACGCACTGTCCATCGTCAGCGCGCTGATACTGTTCGTGCTCGCCGAGGCGTTCCGGACGGGCACGCGCCTCGACGAAGATCAGTCGCTGACGGTCTGAGGCCGCGCATGCCGATTCGCGTCAAACTCGATCATCTGATGCTCGATCGCCGCCTCACGCTCACCGAGCTGGCGTCGCGGGTCGATCTGACGCTCGCCAATCTATCGATCCTCAAGACGAACAAGGCCCGGGCGGTTCGCTTTTCGACCCTCGATGCGCTCTGCCGCGAACTGCAGTGTCAGCCGGGCGACCTGTTGGTCTGGACGAACCACGACGAAGGAGATGAGAAATCATGACCCTGTTGATGATCATTATTCGACGGCGGCGTCCTATCTGCGCCTGAACGGCATTCTGCCGCCGACCGCGGAGCCGAAAAAGTAGGCGCTCACGCCTCGCGGAACACGCTTGCCGGATCCAGCGCCGAGGCACGCCGCGCCGCCAGATACGTCGCGAGTACGCCGAGGGCGAACACGCCGGCGGCTACCGTCATCAAGGTCCGCCGGTCGCTCGCCGCGACGTCGAACAGGAGATCGGCGAGCAGGTGTGAAGCGAGCAACGACGCAACCACTCCAAGGCACACGCCGATACCGATCGACCGCGCGCCCTGGAGGGCAAACAACGACACGATCTGGTGCGCCCGCGCTCCCATCGCGATCCGCACACCGATCTCGCGCCGTCGCCCGTTCACCGTGGACACGACGAGTGCCGCAATACCAATGATGGTGAGCACGATCGACATGCAGGCGAACACGCTGAAGAGCAGCATGTTGAACCGCCACGGCGCGCGCACCTCACGCAGCGCCTCGT
The nucleotide sequence above comes from Vicinamibacterales bacterium. Encoded proteins:
- a CDS encoding nitrilase-related carbon-nitrogen hydrolase; its protein translation is MRIALAQINPISGDLSANTAKLLDAIAEATARGADLVVAPEMSLPGYCIGDLIEDEAFVDANETAMRRIADAARGITAVFGFIDRDPSRRNDHGLPRKYNAAAVVRDGLVLQRARKSLLPNYRYFDDKRFFSPADIREPVAIAAATGEVSVGVSICEDLWDEFYAVKPLPELAAQGASVLLNINASPYYPGKRRIRERLIQEHIAA
- a CDS encoding CDP-alcohol phosphatidyltransferase family protein — protein: MSCAFQGMVLSPPEVLIAFRAFCAPAMFVLACFGLPGPLLAVVLVAAFLSDVFDGIVARRMGLATAGLRRADTLVDTLFYVAAAVAMRVSVPGVFDGCALPLSVLVAVHVSRATFEVAKFGRIASYHMWSSKALGILMAGSMTAVFVLERPVVLVALTLWTGVANELEGFAASAILPAWIPDVPSLVHARRLSAPH
- a CDS encoding DUF2975 domain-containing protein, with translation MERPRNPRALAAGLAALFTVLWWWVLVGTVVLGGLVLTRVLDVRLQIGPNGEPNFAAGRDAQMVLPVAFDLDGATAQVTSIDRHRAGAIERGSGLLRLAAPDRPWVAVTAVAAMTGLTLWVLAELAALCRAARDGQPFAPANAGRIRRLGLAFVLAELCRAFIVYGAHAYAASHFAADHLRFTASPHLNALSIVSALILFVLAEAFRTGTRLDEDQSLTV
- a CDS encoding helix-turn-helix transcriptional regulator; this encodes MPIRVKLDHLMLDRRLTLTELASRVDLTLANLSILKTNKARAVRFSTLDALCRELQCQPGDLLVWTNHDEGDEKS
- a CDS encoding FtsX-like permease family protein produces the protein IRLRAGRDFSSIDRPGAPRAAIVSENLSARLWPGESPIGKRLLDSFGRGKDNHPSQWRTVVGIVSAARYRELDRTRYDLYVPVGQAAEFEPENVVVRAAGDPRRLRPAVAALLSKIDPQLTAADVTTMDEALREVRAPWRFNMLLFSVFACMSIVLTIIGIAALVVSTVNGRRREIGVRIAMGARAHQIVSLFALQGARSIGIGVCLGVVASLLASHLLADLLFDVAASDRRTLMTVAAGVFALGVLATYLAARRASALDPASVFREA